A genomic window from Triticum urartu cultivar G1812 chromosome 7, Tu2.1, whole genome shotgun sequence includes:
- the LOC125521820 gene encoding dnaJ protein homolog 1-like, with protein sequence MADADLYAVLGLKRECSDADLRLAYRRLAMTWHPDRCSASGSSARVQGCQQAVFIGDGLRNAAKGQSSGVRPRPFRVKLQGK encoded by the exons ATGGCCGACGCCGACCTCTACGCCGTCCTGGGGCTCAAGAGGGAGTGCTCTGACGCCGACCTCCGGCTCGCCTACCGGAGGCTCGCCATG ACATGGCATCCGGACCGGTGCTCGGCGTCCGGCAGCTCGGCGCGCGTCCAGGGGTGCCAACAAGCGGTGTTCATCGGCGATGGGCTCCGGAACGCCGCCAAGGGCCAGTCGTCCGGGGTCCGGCCCCGGCCGTTCAGGGTCAAGCTCCAAGGGAAGTGA